In Egicoccus sp. AB-alg2, the following are encoded in one genomic region:
- a CDS encoding malate synthase G, with amino-acid sequence MPSSDATVTVEGLTVDRVLYDFVEDALLPGSGADTSRFWSGFAELVREFTPRNRDLLAVREQLQQEIDAWHVKHRDEPHDADAYRALLEETGYLRPEPSDVRIPAAAVDPEIGEIAGPQLVVPVSNPRYALNAVNARWGSLYDALYGTDALGDPPPPGPYDPARGARVVAWARAFLDDVVPLEGAGHGEVTGYEVRDGRLVAATQDGGTAGLQDPEAFLGHLGEAAAPEGILLEHHGLGIHLVVDRDHPVGADDPAGLADVKLEAAVTVIMDAEDSVAAVDAVDKVAVYGNWLGLMRGDLTTPVAKGDRSFVRRIEPDVVWTAPDGQPLRRRRRALLLVRNVGPLMTTPVVHDADGHEVFEGIVDAVFTVLAARHDLQRAPEDRNSAVGAVYVVKPKLHGPDEVAFTVDLFAAVERLLDLPEGTIRLGLMDEERRTSVNLAACIQAAGARLAFINTGFLDRTGDEIHTSMEAGAMVRKADMKSQPWLQAYEDRNVDIGLAAGLRGRAQIGKGMWAAPDRMHAMLEEKIGHPQAGANCAWVPSPTAATLHATHYHRVDVHARQAELLDRPMAPLDDLLAIPLADGHDWSAEERRAEIDNNVQGILGYVVRWIDQGVGCSKVPDLSGTALMEDRATCRISSQHVANWLHHGVVNEEEVLAAFRRMAAVVDEQNAADPLYRPMAPDFDGPAFAAAVELVLAGREQPSGYTEPILHRRRAEAKARFWGTGA; translated from the coding sequence GTGCCCAGCAGCGACGCCACCGTGACGGTCGAGGGCCTGACGGTCGACCGGGTCCTGTACGACTTCGTCGAGGACGCGCTGCTGCCGGGCAGCGGTGCGGACACCAGCCGGTTCTGGTCGGGGTTCGCCGAACTCGTGCGCGAGTTCACCCCGCGCAACCGCGACCTGCTCGCGGTCCGTGAGCAACTGCAGCAGGAGATCGACGCCTGGCACGTCAAGCACCGGGACGAACCGCACGACGCGGACGCCTACCGGGCCCTTCTCGAGGAGACCGGCTACCTGCGCCCGGAGCCGTCCGACGTCCGGATCCCTGCGGCCGCCGTGGACCCGGAGATCGGCGAGATCGCCGGGCCCCAACTGGTCGTCCCCGTCTCCAATCCCCGCTATGCCCTGAACGCCGTCAACGCGCGCTGGGGCTCGCTCTACGACGCGCTGTACGGCACGGACGCGCTGGGCGACCCGCCCCCGCCCGGACCGTACGACCCCGCGCGCGGCGCACGGGTCGTCGCCTGGGCGCGCGCCTTCCTCGACGACGTCGTGCCGCTGGAGGGTGCCGGCCACGGCGAGGTCACCGGCTACGAGGTGCGTGACGGTCGGCTGGTCGCCGCCACGCAGGACGGCGGGACCGCCGGCCTGCAGGACCCCGAGGCCTTCCTCGGCCACCTCGGGGAGGCGGCCGCGCCCGAGGGCATCCTGCTCGAGCACCACGGCCTGGGCATCCACCTCGTCGTCGACCGCGACCACCCGGTCGGCGCCGACGACCCGGCCGGCCTCGCCGACGTGAAGCTCGAGGCGGCCGTCACGGTCATCATGGACGCCGAGGACTCCGTCGCCGCCGTCGACGCCGTCGACAAGGTCGCGGTGTACGGCAACTGGCTCGGGCTGATGCGCGGCGACCTCACCACCCCCGTCGCCAAGGGCGATCGCAGCTTCGTCCGCCGGATCGAGCCAGACGTGGTCTGGACGGCCCCCGACGGTCAGCCGCTGCGCCGCCGACGCCGTGCCCTGCTGCTCGTGCGCAACGTCGGTCCGCTGATGACCACACCGGTCGTCCACGACGCCGACGGCCACGAGGTCTTCGAGGGCATCGTCGACGCCGTCTTCACGGTCCTGGCCGCCCGCCACGACCTCCAGCGCGCGCCCGAGGACCGCAACTCGGCCGTCGGCGCGGTCTACGTGGTCAAGCCCAAGCTGCACGGCCCCGACGAGGTCGCCTTCACCGTGGACCTGTTCGCCGCGGTCGAACGGCTGCTGGACCTGCCGGAGGGCACGATCCGGCTGGGGCTGATGGACGAGGAGCGGCGCACGTCGGTCAACCTCGCCGCCTGCATCCAGGCCGCCGGCGCCCGGCTCGCGTTCATCAACACCGGCTTCCTCGACCGCACCGGCGACGAGATCCACACCTCCATGGAGGCCGGGGCCATGGTCCGCAAGGCCGACATGAAGTCACAGCCGTGGCTGCAGGCCTACGAGGACCGAAACGTCGACATCGGTCTGGCCGCCGGCCTGCGCGGGCGGGCCCAGATCGGCAAGGGCATGTGGGCCGCGCCCGACCGCATGCACGCCATGCTCGAGGAGAAGATCGGCCACCCGCAGGCCGGGGCGAACTGTGCCTGGGTGCCCTCGCCGACGGCGGCGACCCTGCACGCGACCCACTACCACCGGGTCGACGTGCACGCCCGGCAGGCGGAACTGCTGGACCGGCCGATGGCGCCGCTCGACGATCTGCTGGCCATCCCGCTGGCGGACGGGCACGACTGGTCGGCCGAGGAGCGCCGGGCCGAGATCGACAACAACGTGCAGGGGATCCTCGGCTACGTCGTGCGCTGGATCGACCAGGGCGTCGGCTGCTCGAAGGTGCCGGACCTGTCGGGCACGGCGCTGATGGAGGACCGCGCCACGTGCCGGATCTCGTCCCAGCACGTCGCCAACTGGCTGCACCACGGCGTCGTGAACGAGGAGGAGGTGCTGGCCGCCTTCCGGCGGATGGCCGCCGTCGTCGACGAGCAGAACGCCGCCGACCCGCTGTACCGGCCGATGGCGCCCGACTTCGACGGGCCGGCGTTCGCGGCCGCGGTCGAACTCGTCCTCGCCGGGCGTGAGCAGCCCTCCGGCTACACCGAGCCGATCCTTCACCGCCGGCGGGCCGAGGCCAAGGCACGCTTCTGGGGGACCGGCGCCTGA
- a CDS encoding heavy metal translocating P-type ATPase, with product MQRHGHTSEPAPVRHVHHDEAADDAARPAAAGERGHEGHEGRAGHGVHHDHGDHAASFRDRFWLTLVLTIPVVVWSHHVQDLLGYQAPAIPGAAWIGPVLGSVVFFYGGWPFLTGGLQEARARTPGMMLLIATAITVAYLASMATSLGWFSQEVWWELALLIAIMLLGHWIEMRAIGQARGALAALAELLPDDAERVREDGEVEHVRVGDLAVGDLVLVRPGARTPADGEVVAGTADVDESMITGESTPVTRRPGDRVVAGTVVADASLRVRVTATGEQTALAGIQRMVTEAQASRSRTQVLADRAAALLFYVALAAGAVTAVVWLLLGQPAFALDRTVTVLVIACPHALGLAIPLVTAISTAKSARSGILVKDRLALERMRTVDAVLFDKTGTLTRGEHVVTGVAAAGTATPDEVLRLAGAVEADSEHPLARAIHAHAREQVGALPASSGFRSMTGRGVAAAVDGGEVAVGGPALLRERHLEVPASLTARTAAWSRRGAAVLHVVRDDEVVGAVALEDEVRDVSRQAVEQLHAAGVTVVMITGDARPVAEAVAAELDIDEVFAEVLPEDKDAKVAELQARGLTVAMVGDGVNDAPALARADVGIAIGAGTDVAIESAGIVLASDDPRGVVAVRRLSAASYRKMVQNLWWAAGYNLAAIPLAAGLLAPIGFVLPMALGAVLMSTSTVIVALNAQLLRRVQLAPPVATAPASAT from the coding sequence ATGCAGCGCCACGGCCACACGTCGGAACCCGCGCCCGTGCGGCACGTCCACCACGACGAAGCGGCCGACGACGCGGCGCGCCCTGCCGCCGCCGGCGAGCGCGGCCACGAGGGACACGAGGGGCGTGCGGGTCACGGGGTCCACCACGACCACGGCGACCACGCCGCCAGCTTCCGTGACCGGTTCTGGCTCACGCTGGTGCTCACGATCCCGGTCGTCGTCTGGTCCCACCACGTCCAGGACCTGCTCGGCTACCAGGCGCCGGCGATCCCCGGCGCGGCCTGGATCGGGCCCGTGCTGGGCTCGGTGGTGTTCTTCTACGGCGGCTGGCCGTTCCTGACCGGCGGCCTGCAGGAGGCTCGCGCCCGCACGCCCGGCATGATGCTGCTGATCGCCACGGCGATCACGGTGGCCTACCTCGCCTCCATGGCCACCTCGCTCGGCTGGTTCTCGCAGGAGGTGTGGTGGGAACTGGCCCTGCTGATCGCGATCATGCTGCTTGGCCACTGGATCGAGATGCGGGCCATCGGACAGGCACGCGGCGCGCTCGCGGCGCTGGCCGAGCTGCTGCCCGACGACGCCGAGCGCGTCCGCGAGGACGGCGAGGTCGAGCACGTCCGGGTCGGCGACCTGGCCGTCGGCGACCTCGTCCTGGTACGGCCCGGGGCGCGCACGCCCGCCGACGGCGAGGTGGTCGCGGGCACCGCGGACGTCGACGAGTCGATGATCACCGGCGAGTCGACGCCGGTCACCCGCCGTCCCGGCGACCGTGTCGTCGCCGGCACGGTGGTCGCCGACGCGAGCCTGCGTGTGCGCGTGACCGCAACCGGTGAGCAGACCGCGCTCGCCGGCATCCAGCGGATGGTGACCGAGGCGCAGGCGTCGCGGTCGCGGACGCAGGTCCTCGCCGACCGCGCGGCGGCGCTGCTCTTCTACGTCGCCCTGGCCGCGGGCGCCGTCACCGCGGTCGTGTGGCTCCTGCTCGGCCAACCGGCCTTCGCGCTCGACCGGACCGTGACGGTCCTGGTGATCGCCTGTCCGCACGCGCTCGGGCTGGCGATCCCGCTCGTGACCGCCATCTCGACCGCCAAGTCGGCCCGGTCGGGCATCCTCGTCAAGGACCGGCTCGCGCTCGAGCGGATGCGGACGGTCGACGCCGTGCTGTTCGACAAGACCGGCACGCTGACCCGCGGCGAGCACGTCGTCACCGGTGTCGCGGCCGCCGGCACGGCGACGCCCGACGAGGTGCTCCGGCTGGCCGGTGCCGTCGAAGCGGACTCGGAGCACCCACTGGCCCGGGCGATCCACGCCCACGCCCGCGAGCAGGTCGGTGCGCTGCCGGCCTCCTCGGGGTTCCGGTCCATGACGGGCCGCGGTGTCGCGGCCGCGGTCGACGGGGGCGAGGTCGCCGTCGGCGGGCCGGCGCTGCTGCGCGAGCGCCACCTCGAGGTCCCGGCGTCGCTGACGGCGCGGACGGCGGCGTGGTCGCGGCGCGGTGCCGCCGTGCTGCACGTGGTCCGCGACGACGAGGTCGTGGGTGCGGTCGCCCTGGAGGACGAGGTCCGCGACGTGTCGCGTCAGGCGGTCGAGCAACTGCACGCCGCCGGGGTCACGGTCGTGATGATCACCGGCGACGCGCGGCCGGTCGCCGAGGCGGTGGCGGCGGAACTCGACATCGACGAGGTCTTCGCCGAGGTGCTGCCGGAGGACAAGGACGCCAAGGTGGCCGAACTGCAGGCGCGCGGCCTGACCGTGGCGATGGTCGGCGACGGCGTCAACGACGCGCCGGCGCTCGCCCGCGCCGACGTCGGCATCGCCATCGGGGCGGGCACCGACGTCGCCATCGAATCGGCCGGGATCGTGCTCGCGTCGGACGATCCGCGCGGTGTGGTCGCCGTGCGGCGGCTGTCGGCGGCCAGCTACCGCAAGATGGTGCAGAACCTGTGGTGGGCGGCCGGCTACAACCTCGCGGCCATCCCGCTGGCGGCCGGCCTGCTGGCGCCGATCGGGTTCGTCCTGCCGATGGCGCTGGGCGCGGTGCTGATGAGCACCTCGACCGTGATCGTGGCGCTGAACGCCCAGCTGCTGCGCCGCGTGCAGTTGGCGCCACCGGTGGCGACCGCACCGGCGTCTGCCACCTGA
- a CDS encoding EamA family transporter has product MTPPRARGRALPWVALVAVYVLWGSTYLGIKVAIETLPPFTMAGVRFLLAGTLLYPLARRRPAAARPTRRQWAAAAGVGVLLLVGGNGLVTFAEQTIPSGIAALLVATVPLWMVALDRLTGGGRLRWQVVAGLVLGSAGVLLLVRPWEGVGGEIDAVGAGIVLIGSLSWAIGSLRARTAPLPPEPLQGTAMQMLVAGVVLLLLGAATGEPADVRVGEVSAASLAALAWLVGAGSIVAFSAYGYALRTLPTATVATYAYVNPIVAVALGWAILGERLSGQTLLAGAVIAVAVVLIVTFRTRPAAPKTGGQAPVPQKRALASARRR; this is encoded by the coding sequence GTGACGCCGCCGCGGGCGCGGGGTCGCGCGCTGCCGTGGGTGGCGCTGGTGGCCGTCTACGTGCTGTGGGGCTCGACCTACCTCGGCATCAAGGTGGCGATCGAGACCCTGCCGCCGTTCACGATGGCCGGGGTGCGCTTCCTGCTGGCCGGGACGTTGCTGTACCCGCTGGCGCGGCGGCGGCCGGCCGCCGCCCGGCCCACCCGGCGCCAGTGGGCGGCGGCGGCCGGTGTCGGCGTGCTGCTGCTGGTCGGCGGCAACGGCCTGGTCACGTTCGCGGAGCAGACCATCCCGTCCGGGATCGCAGCGCTGCTGGTCGCCACGGTGCCGCTGTGGATGGTGGCGCTCGACCGGCTGACCGGCGGCGGCCGGCTGCGGTGGCAGGTGGTCGCGGGCCTGGTCCTGGGCAGCGCGGGCGTCCTGCTGCTGGTGCGCCCGTGGGAGGGGGTCGGCGGCGAGATCGACGCCGTCGGCGCCGGCATCGTGCTGATCGGGTCGCTGTCCTGGGCGATCGGCTCGCTGCGGGCCCGCACCGCACCCCTGCCGCCGGAGCCCCTGCAGGGCACCGCCATGCAGATGCTGGTCGCCGGGGTCGTCCTACTGCTGTTGGGCGCCGCCACCGGTGAGCCGGCCGACGTGCGCGTCGGCGAGGTCTCCGCCGCGTCCCTGGCGGCATTGGCCTGGCTCGTCGGCGCCGGTTCGATCGTGGCCTTCTCCGCCTACGGCTACGCGCTGCGGACCCTGCCGACGGCGACGGTCGCGACCTACGCCTACGTCAACCCGATCGTGGCGGTGGCACTCGGCTGGGCGATCCTGGGCGAGCGCCTGTCCGGCCAGACCCTGCTGGCCGGCGCGGTGATCGCGGTGGCGGTGGTGCTGATCGTGACGTTCCGGACGCGACCGGCGGCTCCGAAGACGGGCGGTCAGGCGCCGGTCCCCCAGAAGCGTGCCTTGGCCTCGGCCCGCCGGCGGTGA
- a CDS encoding cysteine hydrolase family protein — translation MPTALIVVDAQQGFHDPYWGRRDNPAGEEHIAALITAWRRHGEPIVFVRHDSVHPDSPLHPSSPGNAFLEVVHGEPDLLVVKSVNSCFYGEPDLDAWLRARGVDRVAICGFTTNHCCETTARMAGNLGYEVQFVLDATVTYDRRDLDGAIIPAETIRRVSAASLQDEFADVVDTATLVGARGAR, via the coding sequence ATGCCCACCGCCCTGATCGTCGTCGACGCCCAGCAGGGGTTCCACGACCCGTACTGGGGGCGTCGGGACAACCCCGCCGGCGAGGAGCACATCGCGGCGCTGATCACGGCCTGGCGGCGGCATGGCGAGCCGATCGTCTTCGTGCGTCACGACTCGGTCCACCCCGACTCCCCGCTGCACCCGTCGTCCCCGGGCAACGCCTTCCTGGAGGTCGTCCACGGCGAACCGGACCTGCTCGTCGTGAAGTCGGTGAACTCCTGCTTCTACGGCGAACCCGACCTGGACGCCTGGTTGCGCGCCCGCGGGGTCGATCGCGTCGCGATCTGCGGGTTCACCACCAACCACTGCTGCGAGACGACCGCGCGCATGGCCGGCAACCTCGGCTACGAGGTGCAGTTCGTCCTGGACGCGACCGTCACCTACGACCGCCGTGACCTGGACGGCGCGATCATCCCCGCGGAGACGATCCGGCGGGTCAGCGCCGCCAGCCTGCAGGACGAGTTCGCCGACGTGGTGGACACCGCCACGTTGGTCGGCGCACGAGGGGCCCGGTGA
- a CDS encoding CaiB/BaiF CoA transferase family protein, with amino-acid sequence MTAPLDGLRVVELGGIGPGPHAAMLLADLGADVVRIERPAGGLQVADATRDPVLRGRRSVHADLRDPDDLAGVLALLDRADVLIDGFRPGVTDRLGLGPDGLRARNPRLVYGRITGWGADGPLSQRAGHDLNYLAVTGVLHAIGPAERPAIPLNLVGDYGGGSLYLVLGILAALLERERSGLGQVVDAAIVDGVANLAQLVWGLRGQGLWQDRRGANLLDGGAPFYDTYACADGRHVAVGALEPPFYAQLLAGLGLAGEALPAQYDPAGWPTLRARFTAVFATRTRDEWAERFEATDACVTPVLTFAEAPKHPHVAARGSVGVVGDVEQAAAAPRLSRTPAVEPQRPPAPGSTDLAAAVRSWAGAAGTG; translated from the coding sequence GTGACCGCACCCCTGGACGGCCTGCGCGTCGTCGAACTCGGAGGCATCGGCCCCGGGCCCCACGCCGCCATGCTCCTGGCCGACCTCGGCGCCGACGTGGTCCGGATCGAGCGCCCCGCCGGGGGCCTGCAGGTCGCCGACGCGACCCGCGACCCGGTCCTGCGCGGCCGCCGGTCCGTCCACGCGGACCTGCGCGATCCCGACGACCTCGCCGGGGTCCTGGCCCTGCTCGACCGCGCCGACGTCCTGATCGACGGATTCCGTCCCGGCGTGACGGACCGGCTCGGCCTGGGGCCCGACGGGCTGCGGGCACGCAACCCCCGGCTCGTCTACGGCCGCATCACCGGCTGGGGCGCCGATGGGCCGCTGAGCCAGCGCGCCGGGCACGACCTGAACTACCTCGCCGTCACCGGGGTCCTGCACGCGATCGGCCCGGCCGAGCGTCCGGCGATCCCGCTGAACCTCGTCGGCGACTACGGCGGCGGCTCGCTCTACCTCGTGCTCGGGATCCTGGCGGCACTGCTGGAGCGCGAGCGGTCCGGGCTCGGGCAGGTGGTCGACGCGGCGATCGTGGACGGGGTCGCGAACCTGGCCCAGTTGGTGTGGGGGCTGCGCGGCCAGGGCCTGTGGCAGGACCGGCGGGGTGCGAACCTGCTGGACGGCGGCGCGCCGTTCTACGACACCTACGCGTGCGCCGACGGCCGCCACGTCGCCGTCGGCGCGCTGGAGCCACCGTTCTACGCGCAGCTGCTCGCCGGACTCGGCCTGGCCGGCGAGGCGTTGCCGGCCCAGTACGACCCCGCCGGCTGGCCGACCCTGCGAGCGCGGTTCACCGCCGTCTTCGCCACCCGGACCCGTGACGAGTGGGCGGAACGGTTCGAGGCCACCGACGCCTGCGTGACGCCCGTGCTGACGTTCGCGGAGGCACCCAAGCACCCACACGTCGCCGCACGCGGCAGCGTGGGCGTGGTCGGCGACGTGGAGCAGGCCGCCGCGGCGCCGCGGCTGTCGCGCACGCCCGCGGTCGAGCCGCAGCGGCCTCCGGCGCCCGGCAGCACGGACCTGGCGGCGGCGGTGCGCTCGTGGGCCGGTGCCGCCGGGACCGGCTGA
- a CDS encoding sensor histidine kinase, with translation MVPVLVALLVLVTPLLVVMERQVRGQVVELAERRAVSVSLLAAEPDAGPLPGLDRLADLPGEQLAVVDRHGVTVEGADLPLRVRRGEVVGGALAGHLGAAVDRELGLVVAAAPVAGDGAAGAAVVWVPTSVITDRLGPGLGLVAALTVSLLVASALSARALARTVVRPLQTLDAVAARLEAGDLEARAHLVGAPPEITRLAERLDHSTQQIQVLLARQRSFVADVSHQLRTPLAAIRLRLENMALAAGDPDGRIAATIEEVDRLATIINDLLTLARAEDAPPRPEPVDVAAVVRERVAVAWTPLAAAAGVTLRSSATGPAVATGVPGGIRQVLDNLFANALQASPPDGGVDVTVEGDPHEVTVRIADRGPGMSDADRARAFERFWRGETRTAGGSGLGLPIAARLVEVSGGTIALHSREGGGLVAEIRLPAAGAADRSEGISS, from the coding sequence ATGGTCCCCGTGCTGGTCGCCCTCCTCGTCCTCGTCACCCCGCTGCTGGTCGTCATGGAACGGCAGGTCCGCGGCCAGGTGGTGGAACTCGCCGAACGGCGGGCCGTGTCGGTGTCGCTGCTGGCCGCCGAACCGGACGCCGGACCCCTCCCGGGGCTGGACCGGCTCGCCGACCTGCCGGGAGAGCAGCTCGCCGTCGTCGACCGGCATGGCGTGACCGTGGAGGGCGCCGACCTGCCGCTCCGGGTCCGGCGCGGTGAGGTCGTCGGTGGCGCGCTCGCCGGCCACCTCGGTGCCGCGGTCGACCGTGAGCTCGGGCTGGTGGTCGCCGCCGCGCCCGTGGCCGGCGACGGAGCCGCCGGGGCGGCGGTGGTGTGGGTCCCGACCAGCGTGATCACCGACCGGCTCGGCCCCGGACTCGGGCTGGTCGCCGCGTTGACCGTGTCGCTGCTGGTGGCCAGCGCCCTGTCGGCCCGGGCGCTGGCACGCACCGTCGTCCGGCCACTGCAGACGCTCGATGCCGTCGCCGCCCGGCTCGAGGCGGGCGACCTGGAGGCGCGCGCGCACCTGGTGGGCGCCCCACCGGAGATCACCCGCCTGGCGGAGCGGCTGGACCACAGCACGCAGCAGATCCAGGTGCTGCTCGCCCGGCAGCGCAGCTTCGTCGCCGATGTCTCCCACCAACTGCGCACGCCCTTGGCCGCCATACGCCTGCGGCTGGAGAACATGGCTCTGGCGGCGGGCGACCCGGACGGACGGATCGCTGCCACCATCGAGGAGGTCGACCGCCTCGCGACCATCATCAACGACCTGCTCACCCTCGCCCGCGCCGAGGACGCGCCACCGAGACCCGAGCCGGTCGACGTCGCCGCCGTGGTCCGCGAGCGGGTGGCCGTGGCGTGGACACCGCTGGCGGCGGCCGCCGGTGTCACGCTGCGCTCGTCGGCGACTGGACCGGCCGTGGCGACCGGGGTCCCCGGTGGCATCCGGCAGGTGCTGGACAACCTGTTCGCCAACGCCCTGCAGGCCTCGCCACCCGACGGCGGCGTGGACGTCACCGTCGAGGGCGACCCACACGAGGTCACGGTTCGGATCGCCGATCGAGGCCCCGGCATGAGCGACGCGGACCGCGCCCGCGCCTTCGAGCGGTTCTGGCGTGGCGAGACCCGCACCGCGGGCGGCTCGGGCCTGGGCCTGCCGATCGCGGCGCGGCTCGTGGAGGTCAGCGGTGGCACCATTGCGCTGCACTCCCGGGAGGGCGGCGGCCTGGTCGCCGAGATCCGTCTCCCGGCCGCCGGTGCCGCCGACCGCTCGGAAGGGATCTCCTCGTGA
- a CDS encoding response regulator transcription factor, translating to MRVLVVEDDPSVGEALIDGLRLQGFDPHWVRTGTEGLAAAAEADVVLLDLGLPDLDGLEVCRRLRASSDVAIVVVSARGEEIDKVLGLETGADDYLVKPFSSRELVARLHALARRLERIDQRRAGAPPARGTASTGAIVRYGGLALDRRTRAVTVDDVAVDLTPKEFDLLAALLTDPGAVRRREELMEEVWDANWFGSTKTLNVHVASLRAKLGDPAWIETVRGVGFRVSRVR from the coding sequence GTGCGCGTGCTGGTCGTCGAGGACGATCCGTCCGTGGGCGAGGCACTGATCGACGGCCTTCGACTGCAGGGCTTCGACCCGCACTGGGTCCGTACGGGCACCGAGGGGCTGGCGGCCGCCGCCGAGGCCGACGTGGTGCTCCTCGACCTCGGCCTGCCCGACCTGGACGGGCTCGAGGTGTGCCGGCGGCTGCGGGCGAGCTCCGACGTGGCGATCGTGGTGGTCAGCGCACGCGGCGAGGAGATCGACAAGGTGCTGGGCCTGGAGACGGGCGCCGACGACTACCTCGTCAAGCCCTTCTCCTCGCGGGAACTGGTCGCGCGCCTGCACGCGCTCGCCCGGCGGTTGGAGCGCATCGACCAGCGGCGCGCCGGAGCGCCGCCCGCGCGAGGGACCGCGTCCACCGGCGCGATCGTCCGCTACGGCGGGCTGGCGCTGGACCGTCGCACCCGCGCCGTCACCGTCGACGACGTCGCGGTGGACCTGACACCGAAGGAGTTCGACCTGCTCGCCGCCCTGCTCACGGACCCCGGGGCCGTCCGGCGACGCGAGGAGCTCATGGAGGAGGTCTGGGACGCGAACTGGTTCGGCTCCACGAAGACGCTCAACGTGCACGTGGCCTCGCTCCGGGCCAAGCTCGGCGACCCGGCCTGGATCGAGACCGTCCGGGGCGTCGGCTTCCGGGTGAGCCGGGTCCGGTGA